The Helicobacter canis genomic sequence GCAAGGGGGAGATCACGCTCACTACCACAGAGCCTGCCCTGCTCTCCCTAGCCCAAAATCCTAGCACCAAAAGCGGTGATTCTCTCACTTTCACCGCCAAGCCCAACGCCTTTTTGCGCGAGATGTTGCGCTTATACAAATCCCCAAAGCTTAGAGATATGCCGCCTTTTACCGGTGGGCTTGTGGGGTATTTTGCCTATGAGTTTATCCGCTATGCAGAAAGCGCACTTGATTTCCCCGCGCCCAAACCTCCGCTAGAATCCAGCGCGTGGGAGTTGGATTCTAGCGATGATATGCATCTTATGCTGTTTTTGCATATTGTGGTGTTTGACCACTTACGCCAAAAGCTCTTGCTAATCACCAATGTCAATCTAGCACAGCTAGAATCTAGCTACACACAAGCCACACACAAGCTAGATTCTATCGCGCAGATCTTGTATCGTGCTAGAAGCTCTAGGCGCGTATTTGCGCCCTTTAGGCTAGAATCCTCGTTTTCACGCTACTTTACCAAGGAGCAATTTAGCCAGAGAGTCCAAGCTGCTAAACACTACATCAAGCAAGGCGATATTTTTCAAGTCGTGCTATCAAACCCTATGCAAGCCAAAGCGAGCGGCTCGCTTTTTGATGTGTATCGCGTGCTTCGCACAAGCAACCCTTCGCCCTATATGTTTTATCTCTCAAGTGATGAGCTAGAGATCGCTGGGGCTTCCCCTGAGACGCTTGTGCAGCTAGAATCTGGTGCGATCACGACTTATCCGCTAGCAGGATCGCGCCCACGCGGAGCAAATGAGCAAGAAGATATGCAGCTAGAGCTAGAGCTTTTGCACGATGAAAAGGAGCTAAGTGAGCATAATATGCTAGTCGATCTCTCGCGCAATGATATGGGGCGTGTGGCGCAAATTGGCAGTGTCAAGGTTACACACTATAAGCAGATTGTCAAATATTCCCACATTATGCACTTGTCTTCTAGTGTTGTTGCAAAGCTGGATTCTAGGAATGATGCCCTAGATGCGCTTGGGGCGATCTTGCCTGCTGGCACACTCTCTGGTGCGCCCAAAATCCGCGCGTGTGAGATTATCTATGAGCTAGAAGATATGCTGCATTCTGGAGGTCGTGGGATTTATGGTGGGGCGATAGGGTATCTGGATTTTACCGGCAATATGGACACTTGTATCGCTATCCGCCTAGTGTATAAGAGAGGTGATAGAATCTTTGTGCGATCTGGGGCGGGGATTGTGTATGAGAGCGATGAAAATGCCGAGTGGCAAGAGCTAGATAACAAGGCTAGGGCTATTATCCACGCTTTAGAGCTAGCAAGTGCCGGACTTGATAGGGGGCTAGATGATACTCTTGCTTGATAACTACGATAGCTTCTCTTACAATCTCTACCAGCTGCTATGTGAAAATGGCGCAGATATAGAAGTCTATCGCAATGACAAAATCTCCCTGCAAGACATCAAGGCTATGTCCCCACAAGCCATCATCATCTCCCCGGGTCCCAAAGCCCCTAAAGACGCTGGGATTTGTATTGAGGCTATCCGCACATTTGCGCCAACTATCCCTATATTTGGCGTATGTCTAGGACATCAGGCGATTTGCGAAGCCTTTGGCGGCAGGGTAGGCAGTGCGCCAGAGCTTATGCACGGCAAGCAAGATACCATAGAGCTTGACACTACAAGCCCACTTTTTGCCAATCTCCCTAGACACATTGCAGTGGCGCGTTACCACTCTTTGTGCGCTTTGGAGCTAGGCAGCCAGCTAGTCCCTATCGCCCACACGCTTAAAGGAGCGATGATTATGGCACTGCGCCATAAGAGCTATCACACCTATGGCGTGCAGTTTCACCCAGAATCCATTTTGACGCCAAAAGGCGCGGTGATTATCCGTAATTTTCTCTCACTCATACACAAAGGCAGACAATGATCAAAGACGCCATAATCGCCCTAGCAAAAGGGCAGACCCTAAGCTACAAGCAAGCCAAAGAAGCGATGGATGCCATTATGAGCCAAGAAGCTAGCGATATACAAATCGCTGCTTTTCTCACCGCCCTAGCTCTAAAGGGCGAGAGTATCGATGAGATCACCGCGTGTGCGGAGTCTTTGCGCGAGCATTGCGTGCGATTGCTGCATAATATGGAGGTGCTAGAGATTGTAGGCACCGGGGGCGATGGCTCAAACTCCTTTAATATCTCTACTGCAAGTGCCATTGTAAGCGCAGCAGGAGGGGCGAAAGTCGCCAAGCACGGCAACCGCTCGGCTTCCTCACAATGCGGCTCTGCTGATGTGCTAGAGGAGCTTGGGGTGAATATTATGCTTGATAAAGAGCGATCCCAAAGGCTTTTAGAGGAAATTGGGATATGCTTTTTGTTTGCGCAAAATTATCATATCGCTATGCGCTATGTCGCCCCTGTGCGCAAGCAGCTAGGAATCCGCACGATTTTCAATATACTAGGACCTTTGAGCAATCCTGCTGGGGCGAGCTTGCAGCTTATGGGTGTGTATGATGAGAGCTTGTGCGAGCCGCTAGCACAGGTGATGAAAAATCTCGGCGTGAAGCGAGGAATGGTCGTCTATGGGCAAGATAGCCTTGATGAAATCTCCCTAAGCGCGCCTACGACAATCTGTGAGATTAAGGAAGGGGCGATTAGCTCTTATGTGTTTTCACCTAGGGATTTTGGGCTAGAGCTTTGCGATAAAAGCGCATTGCAAGGTGGGGATAAAGCCCATAATGCACGCATTATCCAAGAGATTTTTAGCGGACGGGATAAGGGCGCGAAATACCACGCCACCTGTCTTAATGCCGGCGCAGCCCTGTATATCGCCAGCAAGGCACAGAGCTTTAAAGATGGATTCTACCTAGCCCAAAGCTTGATTAACTCTAAGCAAGCCCACAATAAGCTAGAAGAATTTATCTCTAAGAGCAACAATTAAGGACCCCTATGCTCTTTAACTCCTATCTTTTTATCTTTTGCTTTTTGCCCATAGTGTGGGCTATCTTTCATCTCCTTAAAGCCCTTAGTATCACACAAAACTCTAGCGTGTATATGAGCCTTGCTAAAGGCTTCTTAGTGCTAGCAAGCTTGTTTTTCTACGCCTATTGGAAGCTTATCTATCTGCCTATACTACTAGGCTCAATGCTTGTGAATTATGGTGTGGTTAGGGGGATTTTGTGTAGTAGAAACGGGGGGGGGGGGGAAGCTAAGTAAGGATTCGGCTTGCGGGCTAGAATCGGCGATTGCTTCATCTCGCGGCGTCGATAGACCGCAAGTCTTATCTTCCTTGCGAGATTTGCAAAACGCCAATTCTAGCTCCACAATCCTAGAATCCCATAGCAGTAATGAAAGCCACAAAACAAGGCGCAGCCGCAGTTTCTTTAGTAAATCCACCGCGAGCGACTTTAAACTAGAATCCACTTTTTTACAAAGCCGCGATTCTAAGAGCAACGCCTATTTTCTGTCATTGCGAGCTTTGCTCCGCAAAGCGTGGCAATCCATAAATAAAAAAGTGGATTCTAACTTTGAAGTTATGGATTGCCACGCAACCGCTACCGCGCTTGCTCGCAATGACGCAGAAAACGCCGCTAGTAAAAACGCGGATTCTAGCACCGCCACAACTCTCAACGAGCAGCCAAAGGATTCTAGGATTTCTATCCACAACGCTCAAAATGTGTTTGATAAAAATTCGCAGGCGGAAGGATTTTGCGATGAAAAAGCAGGGTTGTGCAGTGGCGAGCAAGGAGATAAGACTTGTGGTCTATCGACGCAGGGAGCCACAAACTCCCTGCTTTTTCGCGCAAAACAAGCGAAGCGAAGTTTCTTTAGAAAACAAGCAAAGCGGTGCGAGCGTGAGCTCGCAGGTTTCTTTAGAAAGCCAACGCCCAAACCAAACCAAGCCCAATCCTCCAAAAAGCTCAATCACCCTAAAGCCCTTTTAATCCTTGGCATTATCTTCAATCTCTGCTTGCTAGGTATCTTTAAATACACAGACTTTTTCTTAGAGAATTTCAATCTTTTTACCAAGCTTTTAGCTTTAGACTTTGCTATCCCGCTGCCGCATATTCTCCTGCCCTTAGCCTTATCGTTTGTAACATTCCAGCAAATCGCTTTTCTTGTGGATTGTTATAAGCAAGCCACAGAGAGAGAATCAGCCCCAGAATCCAGCAATCCAACACAAGAAATCCCATATACGAATTTTTTGGATTACTGCTTGTTTATCACTTTCTTCCCTCAGCTAATTGCCGGACCGATTGTGCATCATAAAGAGATGATGCCGCAGTTTCACGCAATGGGCAGGAGGGCTTCGGTATTGGGCGAGCATTCCCCAAAAAGCTCCCATAGCCCCACCGCAATTCCTAAAATCCTTGAAGAAAAACAAGCCGAGTGTGAAAAATCGCCCTTCTTGTCATTGCGAGCCGACTTGTCGGCGCGGCAATCCACACAAACACAGACACAAAACCTAGAATCCACTTTTGATAAAACGCAAATGGATTGCCACGCAACCGCTGCCGCGCTTGCTCGCAATGACGCAGAAAACACCGCTAGTAAAAAAGTGGATTCTAGTGTGGATTGCCACGCAACCGCTGCCGCGCTTGCTCGCAATGACAGAAATAACGCCACTTTTGGAAAAGTGGATTCTAACCTTGAAGCTGAAAATGTAAAAAACACCGCACAGGATTCTAGGATTTGCTATGAGAAATCTTTGCTTTGCGAGCCGCGCAAGGAGATAAGACTTGAGTGTCTATCGCGTGAGCTAGGCGATGCAATCAAAGATTTATCGCGCAAAACAAGCGAAGCGGTGCAAGGCGAAGCCGAAGCAGGTTTCTTTAGTAAAGCCGAATCCTCCAAAAAAACTGAATCGCTCCAAATGCAAAAGCCAACGCCTAGTATTATAAATTGGGAATACATCGCCAAAGGTCTCTTCATCTTCTCCATCGGTCTTTTTAAAAAAGTAGTCATCGCCGATAGCTTTGCCAAATGGGCAAATGCTGGATTTAGCGCGGTAGAAAATGGAGCTGTTTTAAATTGCTTAGAATCGTGGGCGACAAGCTTAAGCTATACCTTTGAGCTTTACTTTGATTTTAGCGGGTATTGCGATATGGCAATAGGGCTGGGGCTGCTTTTTGGGATCATTTTGCCTATCAATTTTAGCTCACCTTATAAGGCATTAAATATCGCGGAGTTTTGGAGAAAGTGGCATATCACTTTAGGGAGATTTTTGAAAGAGTATCTCTATATCCCACTAGGGGGCAATCAAAATATTAAACGCGTTGTCTCTTTGACTCAAAATGGCGATTACAGCGGCGATTCTGCACTCATTAGCATTCAAGGTAAATCCCTTGAATCGCCTTGTAAAGCCCCATTTTTAGCTCAAAGATACTGCCGCGAGCCTGCACCACAGAAAAAAGAATCGTGGCTTAATAATCTGCTTACATTAAGAAATCTGTTTATCGTGGCGTTTTTAAGCGGAGTGTGGCACGGAGCTGGGTGGGGGTTTGTGATATGGGGGAGCTTGCACGGGCTAGCAATGGTAGTGCATAGGGGTTATATGCTTTTGTATAAAAAGCTGGATTCTAGGGTGGTATATGCTCGCTTTATGCAAAGCAAAGCCTATATCCTTCTGTGCTGGCTGCTTACTTTTAATTTTGTCAATATCGCTTGGGTGTTTTTTAGAGCTGAAAATGTGCAAGGAGCAATCAACCTGCTTAAAGGAATGTTTGGTGGAGAGGTGGTGTGGCTTAGGCTCACAGACTCTGGCACAGTTAGCACAAACTCTATCGAAGTGTGGGGGTGGATTTTCCTAGCGTTTATCCTAGCTCTAGCGTGTAAAAATAGCATAGCCCTAAGCACGCATATCAGCAGGGTGGGCGTTATTTTTGCTGGTGTGGGCTGCGCGATTTGCTTGCTAAAAATCATCGGCGATAGAGGTGCTAGCTCGCCGTTTTTATACTTTAATTTCTAGGGGCGGTTATGGAGTATAGGCGATTAGTGGTAGGTTTTGGTATATCTGTGTTGGTGGCTGTGGTGGGGTATTTTACTATGCTGGTAGTTGGTGTGCGCTACCAAATGCCACTGCTAAAAAATGCTGAAGTGTGGCTAAAAGATGTCTATGCGGTAAAAGATAGGCTAAACAAAAAGCCCACACAACGCCCGCGCGTGCTTATCTTTGGTGGGTCAAATGTGCTTTTTGGCTTTAATGGGGCGATGATAGAGGCTAATGTCCCTGTCCGCTTTATCAATTATGGCACACACGCGGGGCTGCCGATCAACTACCAAGTGGATAAAATCCTACACACAGCAAGGAGTGGGGATATTGTCTTCTACTCGCCTGTCTTTAGCGCGTTTTTTGCCACAGAGCCTTATGAAGATTTGTGGTATGTCCAAAATATGATGTCTTGGGATAAGGAGTATGATAAATTCATCACAAAAAAGTCTGTATTCCTAGCATATCTTTATAATGATCCTATGCGGATATTTCAAAATCTAGCCAAAATCCTTGTGCGCTCTCTCCTTAAAACCAAAGAGCCAGCCACACCTAAAGCCAACGCCACCCCCACTAAAAAGTTGCTAAAAGATGGCTTGCAGATTTTGCCTTGTGGGCAGGAATTTTACGGATATAGTTATAGATCGCTTAGTGCAAATGGGGATTTTTGCTCGCAATACACTGCTACAAGCTTGGCGGCAAATGAGCCATATATCTATGCTGATGCCACGCTCTCGCGCTTTTTTATCCAAGAGTTTTCGCGCTTGCAAGACTTTGCTAAACGAAGTGGTATTAAGGTGTTTTTGCTCTATCCTGTGAGTATGGAGAATCCACTCTTTAGCCATAATGATAGCAAGACACTAGAGAAAATCCACCGCCTAGAGTCCCAGCTTTTAGCGCGTAATATAGGCTTTGCAAACTCGTGGGAAGATGCGCATTTTGATCGCAAATATTTCTATGATACAGGCTATCATCTTAACAAGCACGGCGTAGAGCTACACACCATAGCCTTTATCAAGCTACTGCGCTCTATCTTGCAAGCAGGGGGCTAAAATACTATAATCGCGCTAATCCTAGGGCGGAGGCAGTATGGGCGGAGGCAGTATGGGCGCGCAAGAGTTGCAGAAGTTTGGATTCTCTCATTTGCTAGAGTTAGCGACCTTTGCCCCATATAATTATGAAAGCACAATGCTTATAGATGATTTGCGTAGTGGCGCACAAGGCGTGCTTGAAGTGCGGATCCTAGCCCATAGAAGCTATGCCAAAGTGCTGCAAATCTCTGCTTATATGCTTGCTTTCTCCCAGCCCATCACGCTGACCTTTTTCCACCCAAAGCCCTATATCAAAAGGCTTTTTCCGCTAGATTCTGTGGTGTTTGTGCAGGGAGCTTTGCGCGATGATGGGGGGAGATTTTCGATGATCCAGCCAAAGACTATCCGCGAGATCAATGCCATAATCCCAAAGTTTAAGACCACGCATAAAAATGCAGATATGATAAGCCTAACCCAAAGCCTAATCACACAAGAAGCCCTGCAAGAGTGCGGGCTACCTAGTGATGTGGCAGGCTCTCTTGTGCGGATTTTCCACCCGGATAAAGAGCTTTTCCACGCTTTTTGTGCGCATAAGGGCTTTGATGAGAAGAGTCTTTATGCGCTGAAATTTTGCGAGATTTTTTATCATCTGTCGCGTTTGGCAAGTAAGCGCAGGGACTATCCAGCTAAATACTCTTGCACAGGGGATTATCAAAGCTGGGTAAAGAGCCTGCCCTTTACTCTCACTAATGCCCAGCAGCGTGTATGTGCGCAAATCGCCAGCGATCTCGCCAGCCAAAAAGCGGCTAAAAGGCTTGTGATGGGCGATGTGGGCTGCGGGAAGACTATGGTGATTTTGGCAAGTGTGATGATGAGCTATCCTAAGAAGTCCTTGCTTATGGCACCTACAAGCGTGCTAGCAAAGCAGCTTTATGAGCAAGCTCTGCTCTATTTGCCAAAATCGCTCAATATCACCTACATTAGCGCGGAATCTAAGCAGGATTTACAAGGGCTTTTTGCTTCTCAAGTGGATTTTATCATCGGGACACAAGCCTTGCTCTATCGCGAGATCAGCGCGGAAGAAGTCGCGCTTGTGATGAGCGATGAGCAGCATAGATTTGGCGTGAAGCAGCGGTATTATCTCGAGCAGCTTGCGCAAGTGGATTCTAAGAGCAAGCCCCATATCTTGCAGTTTTCTGCCACGCCAATCCCCCGCACAATGGCTATGCTAGAATCCAAAATGATTGATGTAAGCATTATCGATGAGCTACCTTACCCCAAAGATATTACCACCGCTATCATAGGCAAGCCACAATTCAGCCAGCTGCTTGCGCATATCCAAGCAGAAGTGGCTAAGGAGCATCAAGTAGCGATCATTTATCCGCTTGTAGAAGAGAGCCAGAGCAGCCAATATCTCTCGCTAAAAGAGGGCGAGAGCTTTTGGAGGGCGCGATTTGCGCGCGTGTATAGCACTTCAGGGCAGGATAAAGACAAAGAAAAGGTGCTAGAAGAGTTTGCGGCAAATGGCAGTATATTGCTCGCTACTACGCTTATAGAAGTGGGGATCTCACTGCCAAAGCTCTCTACCATTGTCATCATTGCCCCAGAGAAGCTAGGGCTAGCGACTTTGCACCAGCTAAGAGGCAGAGTGAGCCGCAATGGGCTTAAGGGCTACTGCTATCTTTATACGCACGCGCTAGAATCCACGCGGCTCCAAGAGTTCGCAGCGCATTTGAGTGGGTTTGACATAGCTCAAATTGATTTGAAATACCGCAAAGGTGGGGACTTGCTTGATGGCAAGAGGCAAAGTGGAGCGCAGTGGGTGTGGGCGGACTTGAGCCAAGATGAAGAGATACTTAAACGCGCTAATGAACTGCTGGATAAGAAAGGCGATGTGTAAAAAGTGGATTCTAGGATTGAAGCCCAAATTCTGTCATCGCGAGCCTTGCGCCACGCTACCCCCTCCGTCATCGCGAGCAAGCGCGGTAGCGATTGCGTGGCGATCCACATATCCGCGCAAGCGGATTCTAGGAAATGCTAGGAATGTCTATTGTGCTAGCGCAAAATTTATGGATTACCAAAGAAGCTGCGCTACGCTTGCTTTGCCGCGCGGATTTTCAATCCACTCGCAATGACAGAAAATAGGCTTGCTTCCTAGAATCCACTTTTTGACTTGCCGCGTTTTTCTGTCATTGGCAGCATCGCTTGCACCGCGTGGCAAAGCGCAGCTTCTTTGGTAATCCATAGTGTTTGCGGCAGCAAATGAGCGGTGTTCCTAGAATCCATTTTTGTTATAGATTGCCACGCTTTGTCTTGCGCCAAAGCTCGCAATGACAAAGAGAGTTTCATCGGCTGACAATGACAGAAGATGGGCTTTACACTAGAATCTATCGGCTATTTTTTCAGCGCGATTGCTTCTTTGACCAAGTCATCGCCGGTGTTAAATGCCTTGGCATTCATCGAGTAGCCGCGCTGATAGAGAATAAGATTTGTCAAAGCATTGCCTACATCGACATTGCTTGTCTCTAGGTATTTATGCTTGATTTGCCCAAATTTGAGATTCCCTTCATTGTTCCAGCCTAGGATTGGATTGCCACTTAGGACTCTGTTTTGCCCGCCAAGGGCATTTGTCCCTAGGCTATAGACATTATCACCCATTTTTTTCAAGCCCTGATCATTGACAAACGCCACCACACCAAGCCGCCCCATAGGCTCGCTCACGCCATTGCTAAAGGCTAGGAAAATAATGCCATTTTCATCGATCCTAATATCTTTGAGCGAGCCTTCTGCCTTGCCATCTTGGCTTGCTTCAAGCATTTTAGAATCCTCATAAGGCAGATTCCTTGAGGTGTATTTATCGCTGCCTGTGATTGAGTAGGTGATCTTGGAGTCTTTGAAGTCAAGCTCCATAGGGGCGGACTCTGGCTTGCCGTCTTTGTCAAAGACTAGCTCTTGGGTAACAGGCTCTTTGCTTATCATAAACTCACCACTAAAGTCATATACTGCGCTTTGCACAAGCCATTTTTGCGGGATTGGCGGTGTGCCTGTGGGATCGCCAGCGTCCATTAGATAATACTCACTCTTTAGCAAAAACTTCCCCCCATCTTCATCATAAATATCAAGCGAAGTGGAGTAAGTAGCGATCTTTAGGTCTTTGGATTGGATATGCTCATCTTGGGCTAGGGGGATAGCAGAAGTGCTAATGCCTATGCGATTTGAGAGCGCGCCGCCAATAGTTACTTCAAGCTTTTGGGCTTGGGGGTTTTTGACACTAAAGGCTAGATTACCCCTTGCTCCAAGTGTGGGGCTAAGCTCTAGCCCACTTTTGCTAAAAAGCTCCATAAGCTCACCTATGGTGCGAAACTCATTAGCACTAGCTCCGCCGCTGCCATAGCTAAAGCGCAAGGTCTCTTCACTCTCACTACCTTCTTCACCCTTTTTGATAGTGATGATGATGTCCCTAAACGCACGCGGGTCAAAGGGCTGCCCATCATCATCGGCAAAGGAGGCGACATCTTGGCTTTTTACACGCGATTCATCAATCACGCCATTTGGCACGAGAAATTCCTGCGCACTCTTGAAGTTGGACTTTGCATTGAGATTGACTGCTACATCGACTTTAGTCGTTACTACGGGGTGGAATTTCAGCTCTTGGGGGATTTGCAAGGGGTGCATTTGCCCTGTTGGCAGAGAGGAGAGATCTTGCTCGCTAGGATTTGAGGTAAAGACTCCATCTTTGATCTTATCAAGATTCACACCATAGACATACTGCCCGCTAGAAGTTACCAAATACCCATCAGAGTCACGATTAAAGCCGCCATTGCGCGTGAAGTAAATGGGCTGGGGCATTTCATAGCCATCTTCTTTGACTTCAAAGCTCCCATCTTGCTTCTCGCCCACGACAAACCAGCCTTTCCCCATATACGCCACATCAAACTGCCCATCGCTTGGGTGGTAATTGCCATTTTTGGTAGAAATGGCATTGCTAGCTCCTGTCGCGCCATAGGAGCGGTCGTTGTTGGTGATGGTGCTGGAGTTTAGGGTGTCCATTTGCGCACTAAAGAGATTTTTAAACTCAGGGATATTTTCTTTAAAGCCATTGGTATTGACATTGGCGATGTTATTAGAGATAGAATCTAGCCCAAATTGATGGGTCTTCATACCGCTATAAGAGTTTAAAATCGTATCATTCATAGCCATACTTGCTCCTTTACGCGCCTTGCCCTAGCGCACTAGCTCTTTATCTTTGTCATAAAACTCAAGCGCAGCACTAAGGGGCAAGATCAGCTCGCCCATACGGATAAGCGGCTTGCCCTTGTCAAACAGCACGCTTTGGATCTCGCCTCGCCCCACACGCGTTGTTAGGTAGTGATTGGTCTTTGGGTCAAGGTTGTATTCTGCCTCCACAGAGTAAGAGCCAGAATCCATCTGCTCGCCCCTGTCATTTAGCCCGTCCCAAGCAAAGTCCAAATACCCTTGCTGCCCATTTTTATCATCAAGTGCGATTGTGCGCACCAGCTGCTTGCTTTCATCAAAGATCTGCACCACTGCCTTGCCCTTGCTCGTATCAATGGGGCGATCAAAAAAGAGCGAGAAATGCACCTTGCCCTCCCCTGTGTAATTCACGCCGCTCACATCAGTTTCAGCGATCTTGCCTACCATAGCCACACTTTGGAACGCCGAGCTTTGCGCCATTTGCCCTGCTGCTTCAATGCTATTATCCACGCCTTCTCCTAGCTTGTCCATAGTCTCTTTGAGTGTGGATTGGAAGTTTTTGAACTCTTCATTGCTCTCTTGCATAACTTTCATAGAATCCACCATTTCTTTCATCGCTTTTTTGTTTTCTTCTTGCATTTCGACTTGGGTGAGCTGGGCGGTTTGGGTGATGATTTTCTCCGTCTCCATAGGCGCGGTGGGGTCTTGGTTTTTCAACTGCTCTAAAAAGAGCTTCATAAAGGCATCTTTATCTAGCCCATTGGCGATTTTGGGGGACTTTTCTTGCGTTTTTTTAATCTCGCTTGCCTGCTTTGCCCCTGTAACTTCTGCCAAATCAAGTGCCATACTCTCTCCTTACTTCCTTGTTTAAATGCTACGCATACAGCGGTAGGGTGATTTCCATACTAGGCTCGCTAGAATCCTTCGCCAAAGGCACAAAGCCTTGTTGATTG encodes the following:
- a CDS encoding anthranilate synthase component I family protein; the encoded protein is MMFPTLETIPAAALLQQGYTHLPVAKELYADFITPIEALRALKAHSLESFLLESMQDPNNRGRYSFLGFEPLAQVRSCKGEITLTTTEPALLSLAQNPSTKSGDSLTFTAKPNAFLREMLRLYKSPKLRDMPPFTGGLVGYFAYEFIRYAESALDFPAPKPPLESSAWELDSSDDMHLMLFLHIVVFDHLRQKLLLITNVNLAQLESSYTQATHKLDSIAQILYRARSSRRVFAPFRLESSFSRYFTKEQFSQRVQAAKHYIKQGDIFQVVLSNPMQAKASGSLFDVYRVLRTSNPSPYMFYLSSDELEIAGASPETLVQLESGAITTYPLAGSRPRGANEQEDMQLELELLHDEKELSEHNMLVDLSRNDMGRVAQIGSVKVTHYKQIVKYSHIMHLSSSVVAKLDSRNDALDALGAILPAGTLSGAPKIRACEIIYELEDMLHSGGRGIYGGAIGYLDFTGNMDTCIAIRLVYKRGDRIFVRSGAGIVYESDENAEWQELDNKARAIIHALELASAGLDRGLDDTLA
- a CDS encoding aminodeoxychorismate/anthranilate synthase component II encodes the protein MILLLDNYDSFSYNLYQLLCENGADIEVYRNDKISLQDIKAMSPQAIIISPGPKAPKDAGICIEAIRTFAPTIPIFGVCLGHQAICEAFGGRVGSAPELMHGKQDTIELDTTSPLFANLPRHIAVARYHSLCALELGSQLVPIAHTLKGAMIMALRHKSYHTYGVQFHPESILTPKGAVIIRNFLSLIHKGRQ
- the trpD gene encoding anthranilate phosphoribosyltransferase, which codes for MIKDAIIALAKGQTLSYKQAKEAMDAIMSQEASDIQIAAFLTALALKGESIDEITACAESLREHCVRLLHNMEVLEIVGTGGDGSNSFNISTASAIVSAAGGAKVAKHGNRSASSQCGSADVLEELGVNIMLDKERSQRLLEEIGICFLFAQNYHIAMRYVAPVRKQLGIRTIFNILGPLSNPAGASLQLMGVYDESLCEPLAQVMKNLGVKRGMVVYGQDSLDEISLSAPTTICEIKEGAISSYVFSPRDFGLELCDKSALQGGDKAHNARIIQEIFSGRDKGAKYHATCLNAGAALYIASKAQSFKDGFYLAQSLINSKQAHNKLEEFISKSNN
- a CDS encoding MBOAT family protein, which produces MVWLGGFCVVETGGGGKLSKDSACGLESAIASSRGVDRPQVLSSLRDLQNANSSSTILESHSSNESHKTRRSRSFFSKSTASDFKLESTFLQSRDSKSNAYFLSLRALLRKAWQSINKKVDSNFEVMDCHATATALARNDAENAASKNADSSTATTLNEQPKDSRISIHNAQNVFDKNSQAEGFCDEKAGLCSGEQGDKTCGLSTQGATNSLLFRAKQAKRSFFRKQAKRCERELAGFFRKPTPKPNQAQSSKKLNHPKALLILGIIFNLCLLGIFKYTDFFLENFNLFTKLLALDFAIPLPHILLPLALSFVTFQQIAFLVDCYKQATERESAPESSNPTQEIPYTNFLDYCLFITFFPQLIAGPIVHHKEMMPQFHAMGRRASVLGEHSPKSSHSPTAIPKILEEKQAECEKSPFLSLRADLSARQSTQTQTQNLESTFDKTQMDCHATAAALARNDAENTASKKVDSSVDCHATAAALARNDRNNATFGKVDSNLEAENVKNTAQDSRICYEKSLLCEPRKEIRLECLSRELGDAIKDLSRKTSEAVQGEAEAGFFSKAESSKKTESLQMQKPTPSIINWEYIAKGLFIFSIGLFKKVVIADSFAKWANAGFSAVENGAVLNCLESWATSLSYTFELYFDFSGYCDMAIGLGLLFGIILPINFSSPYKALNIAEFWRKWHITLGRFLKEYLYIPLGGNQNIKRVVSLTQNGDYSGDSALISIQGKSLESPCKAPFLAQRYCREPAPQKKESWLNNLLTLRNLFIVAFLSGVWHGAGWGFVIWGSLHGLAMVVHRGYMLLYKKLDSRVVYARFMQSKAYILLCWLLTFNFVNIAWVFFRAENVQGAINLLKGMFGGEVVWLRLTDSGTVSTNSIEVWGWIFLAFILALACKNSIALSTHISRVGVIFAGVGCAICLLKIIGDRGASSPFLYFNF
- the recG gene encoding ATP-dependent DNA helicase RecG, with product MGAQELQKFGFSHLLELATFAPYNYESTMLIDDLRSGAQGVLEVRILAHRSYAKVLQISAYMLAFSQPITLTFFHPKPYIKRLFPLDSVVFVQGALRDDGGRFSMIQPKTIREINAIIPKFKTTHKNADMISLTQSLITQEALQECGLPSDVAGSLVRIFHPDKELFHAFCAHKGFDEKSLYALKFCEIFYHLSRLASKRRDYPAKYSCTGDYQSWVKSLPFTLTNAQQRVCAQIASDLASQKAAKRLVMGDVGCGKTMVILASVMMSYPKKSLLMAPTSVLAKQLYEQALLYLPKSLNITYISAESKQDLQGLFASQVDFIIGTQALLYREISAEEVALVMSDEQHRFGVKQRYYLEQLAQVDSKSKPHILQFSATPIPRTMAMLESKMIDVSIIDELPYPKDITTAIIGKPQFSQLLAHIQAEVAKEHQVAIIYPLVEESQSSQYLSLKEGESFWRARFARVYSTSGQDKDKEKVLEEFAANGSILLATTLIEVGISLPKLSTIVIIAPEKLGLATLHQLRGRVSRNGLKGYCYLYTHALESTRLQEFAAHLSGFDIAQIDLKYRKGGDLLDGKRQSGAQWVWADLSQDEEILKRANELLDKKGDV
- a CDS encoding flagellar hook-basal body complex protein yields the protein MAMNDTILNSYSGMKTHQFGLDSISNNIANVNTNGFKENIPEFKNLFSAQMDTLNSSTITNNDRSYGATGASNAISTKNGNYHPSDGQFDVAYMGKGWFVVGEKQDGSFEVKEDGYEMPQPIYFTRNGGFNRDSDGYLVTSSGQYVYGVNLDKIKDGVFTSNPSEQDLSSLPTGQMHPLQIPQELKFHPVVTTKVDVAVNLNAKSNFKSAQEFLVPNGVIDESRVKSQDVASFADDDGQPFDPRAFRDIIITIKKGEEGSESEETLRFSYGSGGASANEFRTIGELMELFSKSGLELSPTLGARGNLAFSVKNPQAQKLEVTIGGALSNRIGISTSAIPLAQDEHIQSKDLKIATYSTSLDIYDEDGGKFLLKSEYYLMDAGDPTGTPPIPQKWLVQSAVYDFSGEFMISKEPVTQELVFDKDGKPESAPMELDFKDSKITYSITGSDKYTSRNLPYEDSKMLEASQDGKAEGSLKDIRIDENGIIFLAFSNGVSEPMGRLGVVAFVNDQGLKKMGDNVYSLGTNALGGQNRVLSGNPILGWNNEGNLKFGQIKHKYLETSNVDVGNALTNLILYQRGYSMNAKAFNTGDDLVKEAIALKK